The proteins below come from a single Zhouia spongiae genomic window:
- the rpsA gene encoding 30S ribosomal protein S1 → MADTNTNPEVQEQQNPEQFLQSFNWEKYEEGIEKVEDNKLKEFEDLVEKNFVETADDDVVEGTVVHLTDREAIIDINAKSEGVISLNEFRYNPDLKVGDKVEVLIDVREDKSGQLVLSHRKARVIKAWDRVNEAHDKGEIVNGFVKCRTKGGMIVDVFGIEAFLPGSQIDVKPIRDYDQYVNKTMEFKVVKINHEFKNVVVSHKALIEADIEEQKKEIIGQLEKGQVLEGVVKNITSYGVFIDLGGVDGLIHITDLSWSRINHPNEVVELDQKLNVVILDFDDNKSRIQLGLKQLQKHPWEALDADLNVGDKVKGKVVVIADYGAFVEVAEGVEGLIHVSEMSWSTHLRSAQDFVKVGDEVEAVILTLDRDERKMSLGMKQLTPDPWTDITSKYPVGSKHKGIVRNFTNFGVFVELEEGIDGLIYISDLSWTKKIKHPSEFVNIGDELEVEVLELDVEGRKLSLGHKQTTENPWDKYEQEFAVGTVHNAAIDEIVDKGATIKFNEDIVAFVPSRHLEKEDGKKLKKGDVADFKIIEFNKEFKKVVASHTAIFKEEEEKNVKAAAASSTASEKTTLGDLDALQELKDKMEGK, encoded by the coding sequence ATGGCTGATACAAACACAAATCCAGAAGTACAGGAACAACAAAATCCTGAACAATTTTTACAGAGCTTTAACTGGGAAAAATACGAAGAAGGTATTGAGAAAGTTGAAGACAACAAACTTAAGGAGTTTGAAGATTTAGTAGAGAAAAACTTCGTTGAAACTGCTGATGACGATGTAGTAGAAGGTACTGTAGTACACTTAACGGACAGAGAAGCGATTATCGATATCAATGCAAAGTCTGAAGGTGTTATCTCTCTAAATGAGTTCCGTTACAATCCTGATTTAAAAGTAGGTGATAAAGTAGAGGTATTGATCGATGTTCGAGAAGATAAGTCAGGTCAGCTGGTACTTTCTCACAGAAAAGCTCGTGTGATCAAAGCATGGGATAGAGTAAACGAAGCTCACGATAAAGGAGAAATCGTTAATGGTTTTGTTAAGTGCAGAACTAAAGGTGGTATGATCGTTGACGTATTCGGAATCGAGGCATTCTTACCAGGTTCTCAGATCGATGTTAAACCTATCCGTGATTACGATCAATATGTAAACAAGACAATGGAATTCAAAGTGGTTAAGATCAACCACGAATTCAAAAACGTTGTTGTTTCTCATAAAGCACTTATCGAAGCTGATATTGAAGAACAGAAGAAAGAGATTATCGGTCAGCTGGAAAAAGGTCAGGTATTAGAAGGTGTTGTTAAGAACATTACCTCTTACGGTGTATTTATCGACCTTGGTGGCGTAGACGGATTAATCCACATTACAGACTTGTCTTGGTCTCGTATCAACCACCCTAACGAAGTTGTAGAACTAGACCAGAAATTAAACGTTGTTATCTTAGACTTTGATGATAACAAGTCTAGAATCCAATTAGGTCTTAAGCAATTACAGAAACATCCTTGGGAAGCTTTAGATGCCGACTTAAATGTAGGTGATAAAGTAAAAGGTAAAGTAGTTGTTATAGCTGATTATGGTGCGTTCGTAGAGGTTGCCGAAGGTGTTGAAGGTTTAATTCACGTATCTGAAATGTCTTGGAGTACACACTTGCGTTCTGCTCAGGACTTCGTTAAAGTAGGTGATGAGGTAGAAGCTGTTATCTTAACGTTAGACCGTGATGAGCGTAAGATGTCACTTGGTATGAAGCAGTTGACTCCGGATCCGTGGACTGATATTACTTCTAAGTATCCTGTAGGATCCAAGCATAAAGGTATCGTAAGAAACTTTACTAACTTCGGAGTATTTGTAGAGTTAGAAGAAGGTATCGACGGATTAATCTATATCTCAGACCTTTCTTGGACTAAGAAGATCAAGCACCCATCTGAGTTTGTAAACATCGGAGACGAATTAGAGGTAGAAGTTCTTGAATTAGATGTAGAAGGACGTAAACTTTCTCTTGGGCATAAGCAAACTACTGAAAATCCTTGGGACAAATACGAACAGGAATTTGCAGTAGGTACTGTACACAATGCAGCTATCGATGAGATCGTTGACAAAGGTGCAACTATCAAGTTTAATGAGGATATCGTAGCATTTGTGCCTTCACGTCACTTAGAGAAAGAAGATGGTAAGAAATTGAAGAAAGGTGATGTCGCTGATTTCAAAATTATTGAGTTCAACAAAGAGTTCAAGAAAGTTGTTGCCAGTCACACTGCTATCTTCAAAGAAGAAGAAGAGAAAAATGTAAAAGCTGCTGCAGCTTCTAGTACAGCTAGTGAGAAAACAACACTGGGTGATTTAGATGCGTTACAGGAGTTAAAAGATAAAATGGAAGGAAAATAA
- the pyrR gene encoding bifunctional pyr operon transcriptional regulator/uracil phosphoribosyltransferase PyrR: protein MSQKVLLSSKEIHIILHRLACQLIENHLDFKNTVLIGIQPRGVHLAERLSKILAEDYNVNDVNLGYLDITFFRDDFRRGEKPLEANKTNINFLVENKKVVFIDDVLYTGRSIRAALTAIQSFGRPAEIELLTLIDRRFSRHLPIQPDYRGRQVDAINQEKVKVLWKENDGEDVVYLINN, encoded by the coding sequence ATGAGTCAAAAAGTTCTGCTTTCTTCCAAAGAGATTCACATTATACTGCATCGTTTGGCTTGTCAGCTGATAGAGAATCACTTAGATTTTAAAAATACGGTTCTGATTGGGATCCAACCAAGAGGAGTTCACCTGGCTGAACGTCTGAGTAAGATTCTTGCAGAAGATTATAATGTCAACGATGTAAATTTAGGATATCTCGATATTACATTTTTCCGGGACGATTTTCGAAGAGGGGAAAAACCTCTGGAGGCCAATAAAACCAATATTAATTTTCTGGTAGAAAATAAAAAGGTGGTGTTTATTGATGATGTACTCTATACAGGCAGGAGTATTAGAGCTGCTCTTACTGCAATTCAGTCTTTCGGACGCCCTGCAGAAATAGAGCTTTTAACGCTTATCGACAGACGGTTTAGCCGGCACTTGCCCATTCAGCCCGATTACCGGGGAAGGCAGGTGGATGCCATTAATCAGGAGAAGGTCAAGGTTTTATGGAAAGAGAACGACGGGGAAGATGTGGTATATTTAATTAATAATTAG
- a CDS encoding aspartate carbamoyltransferase catalytic subunit, whose protein sequence is MSELSVNHLLGIKYLKEEDIQLIFETADHFKEVINRPIKKVPSLRDITIANMFFENSTRTKLSFELAEKRLSADVVNFSASQSSVAKGETLIDTVNNILSMKVDMVVMRHPNPGAGVFLSKHVDASIINAGDGTHEHPTQALLDSYSIRERLGDVAGKNVVIVGDILHSRVALSNIFALKLQGANVKVCGPKTLMPKYITSLGVEVETDLRAALEWCDVANMLRVQNERMDISYFPSTREYTQLFGVNKKILDSLDKEIIIMHPGPINRGVEITSDVADSKQAIILNQVENGVAIRMAVIYLLASKIKQ, encoded by the coding sequence ATGAGTGAATTAAGTGTGAATCACTTACTGGGCATAAAATATCTTAAAGAAGAAGATATTCAATTGATATTCGAAACTGCCGATCACTTTAAAGAAGTGATCAATCGTCCGATAAAAAAAGTACCTTCTTTACGCGATATAACCATCGCCAATATGTTTTTTGAGAACAGTACAAGAACAAAGCTTTCTTTTGAACTGGCTGAAAAAAGACTCTCTGCCGATGTGGTAAACTTTTCGGCTTCGCAATCATCTGTAGCCAAAGGAGAAACATTGATCGATACTGTTAATAACATATTATCGATGAAAGTTGACATGGTAGTGATGCGTCATCCGAATCCCGGAGCCGGCGTGTTTCTGTCTAAGCATGTAGACGCCAGCATTATTAATGCAGGTGACGGTACCCATGAGCATCCTACGCAGGCATTACTGGATTCGTATTCTATCAGAGAGAGGTTAGGGGATGTAGCAGGGAAGAATGTAGTGATAGTGGGGGATATCCTGCACTCAAGGGTTGCATTGTCCAATATTTTTGCATTAAAGTTACAGGGAGCGAACGTAAAAGTATGTGGTCCGAAAACCTTGATGCCAAAATATATCACATCTTTGGGAGTAGAGGTTGAGACTGATTTAAGGGCTGCGTTGGAATGGTGTGATGTAGCCAATATGTTGCGCGTACAGAACGAACGGATGGATATCAGCTATTTCCCGTCAACGAGAGAGTATACCCAATTGTTTGGTGTTAATAAAAAAATATTGGATTCACTGGATAAGGAAATTATTATAATGCACCCGGGACCGATAAACAGAGGGGTGGAGATCACGAGCGATGTGGCCGATTCGAAACAGGCCATAATTCTCAACCAGGTTGAGAATGGAGTAGCCATCAGAATGGCAGTTATTTATTTATTAGCGTCTAAAATTAAACAGTAG
- the cmk gene encoding (d)CMP kinase has protein sequence MKKITIAIDGYSSTGKSTIAKQLAKALGYVYVDSGAMYRAVTLYALENGFIGEETNKIQALIKMLPYIKLKFEFNQALGYAEMYLDGKNVEKEIRSLRISEYVSTVAAVSEVRQKLVDIQKNMGKDKGVVMDGRDIGTVVFPDAELKLFMTASPETRAHRRYKELLDRGEDVDFKDVLKNVQNRDYIDSHRVNSPLTKAEGAIEFDNTDMGLQDQFERIRGMALRVIEKQ, from the coding sequence ATGAAAAAAATTACCATTGCGATCGACGGATATTCATCAACGGGAAAAAGTACCATTGCCAAGCAATTGGCTAAAGCCCTGGGATATGTATATGTCGATTCAGGTGCCATGTACCGTGCCGTAACGTTATATGCATTGGAAAATGGATTTATAGGAGAAGAAACAAATAAGATCCAGGCCCTGATAAAAATGTTGCCGTATATCAAGCTGAAGTTTGAATTCAACCAGGCTCTGGGTTATGCCGAAATGTACCTCGACGGGAAGAATGTAGAGAAAGAAATCAGGAGCCTTCGTATTTCTGAGTATGTCAGTACAGTTGCGGCAGTATCTGAAGTAAGGCAAAAACTGGTCGATATCCAAAAGAATATGGGTAAGGATAAAGGGGTTGTCATGGACGGTCGCGATATCGGAACTGTGGTATTTCCGGATGCTGAGCTAAAACTTTTTATGACGGCATCGCCGGAAACCAGAGCTCACAGACGGTATAAAGAATTGCTCGACAGAGGTGAAGATGTAGACTTTAAAGATGTGCTGAAGAATGTACAGAACCGCGACTATATTGACTCCCATCGTGTAAATTCACCATTGACCAAAGCTGAGGGAGCTATTGAATTTGACAATACCGATATGGGGCTACAAGATCAGTTTGAGCGTATCAGGGGTATGGCATTGCGAGTGATTGAAAAACAATGA